The proteins below are encoded in one region of Leishmania major strain Friedlin complete genome, chromosome 7:
- a CDS encoding putative cation-transporting ATPase: protein MPTENIVENTMIRQLRLLRRREWYTWITVWPFTVLYVVSVVLYLYPELVWDRVTYLVHQTYIDFFHAICFPILVFLHSFLSLFTIWSVRFRARIIYRAVAMEQLTEVTDVLVETHLHKGESEIVPLHQEGDDGQPPYFLFQQRKWKLDGRGGVFVKPRFPTKHSFSYYIHWEGLNKEADRTKQVDAYGLNKMEVVIPEFQDLFVDHALSPFFVFQMFCVLLWCLDEYWYYSLFTGFMMVGMECTTVYQRIRNMRTLRDMAEVPVRDIDVMRGGKRVTIKTDALLPLDIIVVPSNAPCPVDALLVKGTAVVNEATLTGESTPQLKEAPDDVDVALSVKKHARHMLFSGTQILLSNGPHEASEEGAHNRDRSTALAVVLKTGFETKQGKLLRTILHSQGRVSENSGEAFGFIGVLVVFALAASGYLLKRGLADPHRSRWKLFLSCVQIVTSVVPPELPMELSLAVNTTLLALTKLQVFCTEPFRIPYAGKVDTCCFDKTGTLTTDEMLFGGVDMIDGKGLLNKLKAIPKYSEMVLATCHSLVYLDEETLAGDEMEKAAITALGYRIDSEGSILYDPKLPRGGDREGQATAKKGAAAPQTTYKVLLRFPFLATLRRMACVVSAPDGKYIVAKGSPESITALCESVPADCLKIAEETAAKGYRVIALAYRSLTDAERASKETILALRRENIEKKLQFAGLAVYVCPLKKDAKETIENLTGGSHRCVIITGDSVQTAISVGKDVSMLLCKRQLVAKDAAGGGVEWVDSVPSVVQPGTAQDIIANTFQRSRRHLAPREGEWDLCVNAETISPESMQHIIETYNEHVTIWARCAPTQKEEIVTDLKKKNHVVMMAGDGTNDVGALKQAHAGIAVLNSASVAPKAENKELVVGPQPHNEPDVPADLKVPPNFKFTVLPPEPPVGTPFMQMMQWKMLEAKRKVEIKQITAWNKQLKEAEKAKAGKKAAVPPPPSNGTGDSDFLMESLFNSDDENMGGPPMIKLGDASIAAPFTCRSKALTSVCDIIRLGRTTLVTTHMMYKILALNCLTQAYSMSVLHCAGVKFGEKQMILAGIILSVCFLFMSRSKPLTHLCRQRPVTKVFHPYMICTVFFQFALHLYCMMKTLWMVAEVDAATMSDMGKNYEDVEFKPTLLNSTMFLLTTLISGVTFAVNYRGEPFMQGIRKNRPMLIALIILGFVVFCFASEASPELNEEFEITVFPTEEFRTRFTQLLLLDAFGCFVIEKASLMLFTDY, encoded by the coding sequence ATGCCGACCGAGAACATTGTTGAGAACACCATGATCCGGCAGCTCCGGCTCCTGCGGCGCCGTGAATGGTACACCTGGATCACTGTGTGGCCCTTCACTGTGCTCTACGTCGTCTCCGTCGTCCTCTACCTCTACCCCGAGCTCGTCTGGGACCGCGTGACGTACCTGGTGCACCAGACGTACATCGACTTCTTTCACGCCATCTGCTTTCCCATTCTCGTCTTCCTTcactccttcctctccctgtTCACGATTTGGTCCGTGCGGTTTCGCGCTCGCATCATTTATCGGGCTGTGGCGATGGAGCAGCTAACAGAGGTGACGGATGTCCTGGTGGAGACGCACCTGCACAAGGGCGAGTCGGAGATCGTGCCACTGCATcaggagggcgacgacggtCAGCCGCCATATTTTCTGTTCCAGCAGCGTAAGTGGAAGCTGGACGGGCGTGGTGGTGTCTTTGTGAAGCCGCGCTTCCCTACAAAGCACAGTTTCTCCTACTATATTCACTGGGAAGGTCTCAACAAGGAGGCGGACCGCACGAAGCAGGTGGACGCGTACGGGCTCAACAAGATGGAGGTGGTCATCCCCGAGTTCCAGGACCTTTTCGTCGACCATGCGCTCTCCCCGTTCTTCGTCTTTCAAATGTTTTGTGTGCTGCTTTGGTGCCTCGACGAGTACTGGTACTACTCCCTCTTCACCGGCTTCATGATGGTGGGCATGGAGTGCACGACGGTCTACCAGCGCATCCGCAACATGCGCACACTCCGCGACATGGCGGAGGTGCCAGTACGCGACATCGACGTCATGCGTGGCGGCAAGCGCGTCACGATCAAGACCGATGCTCTGTTGCCGCTGGATATCATCGTGGTGCCGAGCAACGCCCCGTGCCCGGTTGACGCGTTGCTGGTGAAAGGCACTGCGGTAGTGAACGAGGCGACTCTGACAGGCGAGTCGACGCCGCAGCTTAAGGAGGCGCCGGATGACGTGGATGTAGCCCTCAGCGTCAAGAAGCACGCGCGGCACATGCTCTTCTCTGGCACTCAGATTCTGCTCAGCAATGGCCCTCACGAGGCCTCAGAGGAGGGCGCGCACAACCGCGACAGGAGCACGGCGCTCGCCGTCGTGCTGAAGACGGGCTTCGAGACAAAGCAAGGCAAGCTGCTGCGTACCATCCTGCACAGTCAGGGCCGGGTCAGTGAGAACAGCGGCGAGGCCTTTGGCTTCATTGGCGTGCTCGTGGTCTTCGCGCTGGCAGCCAGCGGCTACCTGCTGAAGCGTGGCCTCGCAGATccgcaccgcagccggtGGAAGCTCTTCCTGTCCTGCGTGCAGATCGTCACTTCCGTGGTGCCGCCGGAGCTTCCGATGGAGCTGTCGCTGGCCGTCAACACGACTCTGCTTGCGCTGACGAAGCTGCAGGTGTTCTGCACGGAGCCGTTCCGCATTCCGTACGCTGGAAAGGTAGACACATGCTGCTTCGACAAGACCGGCACCCTCACCACGGACGAGATGCTCTTCGGCGGTGTGGACATGATCGATGGCAAGGGGCTGTTGAACAAACTAAAGGCAATTCCGAAGTACTCGGAGATGGTGCTGGCCACGTGCCACTCCCTCGTCTACCTCGACGAAGAGACACTGGCCGGAGATGAGATGGAGAAggccgccatcaccgctcTGGGCTACCGCATCGACAGCGAGGGCAGCATCCTCTACGACCCCAAGCTTCCCAGGGGTGGTGACAGGGAGGGGCAGGCGACGGCCAAGAAaggggccgcggcgccacaaACGACGTACAAGGTTCTCCTGCGTTTTCCTTTCCTCGCcacgctgcgccgcatggcCTGCGTCGTCTCCGCCCCAGATGGCAAGTACATCGTCGCCAAGGGCTCGCCGGAGTCCATCACTGCCCTGTGTGAGTCTGTCCCTGCAGACTGCCTGAAAATCGccgaggagacggcggctAAGGGGTACCGCGTCATCGCCCTTGCGTATCGCTCGCTGACAGATGCGGAGCGGGCGTCGAAGGAGACCAttcttgcgctgcgccgcgagaaCATCGAGAAGAAGCTGCAGTTTGCCGGTCTCGCCGTGTATGTTTGCCCGCTAAAGAAGGACGCCAAGGAGACGATCGAAAACTTGACGGGTGGCAGCCACCGCTGTGTCATCATCACCGGCGACAGTGTGCAGACGGCTATCTCGGTCGGCAAGGACGTGTCGATGCTGCTGTGCAAACGCCAGCTGGTGGCGAAGGACGCGGCGGGTGGCGGAGTAGAGTGGGTGGACTCGGTGCCGAGCGTGGTGCAGCCGGGGACAGCCCAGGACATCATCGCCAACACCTTCCAGCGCAGCCGTCGCCACCTGGCGCCGCGCGAGGGCGAGTGGGACCTCTGCGTGAACGCGGAGACGATCAGCCCGGAGTCGATGCAGCACATCATAGAGACGTACAACGAGCATGTCACCATCTGGGCTCGCTGCGCTCCGACGCAGAAGGAGGAAATCGTTACAGATCTCAAGAAGAAGAACCACGTTGTCATGAtggccggcgacggcacgaACGACGTTGGTGCGCTCAAGCAGGCACACGCCGGCATTGCCGTGCTGAACTCGGCCTCGGTCGCCCCCAAGGCGGAGAACAAGGAGCTGGTGGTTGgcccgcagccgcacaaCGAGCCGGATGTGCCGGCCGATCTGAAGGTGCCGCCAAATTTCAAGTTCACGGTCCTGCCTCCCGAGCCGCCGGTGGGGACGCCGTTCATGCAGATGATGCAGTGGAAGAtgctggaggcgaagcgcAAGGTGGAGATCAAGCAGATCACGGCGTGGAACAAGCAGCTGAAGGAAGCGGAAAAGGCCAAGGCAGGCAAGAAGGCGGccgtgccgccaccgccatcgaaTGGCACCGGCGACTCGGACTTCCTGATGGAGTCCCTCTTCAACTCGGATGACGAGAATATGGGCGGTCCGCCGATGATCAAGCTCGGCGACGCGTCCATCGCGGCGCCGTTCACGTGCCGCTCCAAGGCTCTTACCTCCGTGTGCGACATCATCCGGCTTGGCCGCACGACGCTTGTGACGACGCACATGATGTACAAGATCCTCGCCCTGAACTGCCTGACACAGGCGTACTCCATGTCGGTGCTGCACTGCGCTGGCGTGAAGTTTGGCGAGAAGCAGATGATCTTGGCAGGCATCATCTTGTCTGTGTGCTTCCTCTTCATGTCTCGCAGCAAGCCGCTGACGCACCTGTGCCGCCAGCGGCCTGTCACGAAGGTGTTCCACCCGTACATGATCTGCACAGTCTTCTTCCAGTTTGCGCTGCATCTATACTGCATGATGAAGACGTTGTGGatggtggcggaggtggacgcgGCGACCATGAGCGACATGGGCAAGAACTACGAGGACGTCGAGTTCAAGCCGACGCTGTTGAACTCCACCATGTTCCTCCTTACCACCCTCATCTCCGGCGTCACGTTTGCGGTGAACTACCGCGGCGAGCCATTCATGCAGGGCATACGCAAAAACCGCCCCATGCTGATTGCCCTCATCATCCTCGGCTTCGTCGTCTTCTGCTTCGCCTCCGAGGCGAGCCCGGAGCTCAACGAGGAGTTCGAAATCACCGTCTTTCCCACCGAGGAGTTCCGCACGCGCTTCACGCAGCTCCTCTTGCTCGACGCGTTCGGCTGCTTTGTGATTGAGAAGGCTTCGCTGATGCTCTTCACGGACTACTGA